The following is a genomic window from Choloepus didactylus isolate mChoDid1 chromosome 5, mChoDid1.pri, whole genome shotgun sequence.
CcaacatttattgattgattaatttattctaataGAATACTATCATGCATTAAAAACAAGTGGGAACACTAGCAAGATGAGAAACTGTATATttgatttatatgaaatataataaaattgctttgttctttttcagattATAAAAGGAATTCAtgcttaataaaacaaaataggtaaatagataaggcatataaaaagaaagagaaaatttctCATAATTCCTCCCCAGAGATAACCACCATTAGTATATTCATTAGTATATGTTATGAGTATATACCATAACATATATAGTAAAATTTATatgacttaatttttatatagtaaaATAGACTGGAGAGAATATATAAAAGATGTactcattattttattaatatggtgAGGCTAGTTTTGTCCCTTTTGccgaaattttctaaaattgatattttaataaaaataaatgtttgtaacaCCTTTATTGAGCTGTAtctcacatgccatataattaaGCAATTCAAAACGTAGAATTCAGTGGATTTTTGTATATGAACAGAGTCTGCAGCTGTCACCACTAGCTAATTTCAtcacatcttcattactccaaaaagaaaccttgtacccattagcagtcactcctcatttcCCCCTTGCTCCCCACCCCTGCAATTATTAATCTCCTTTATGTGTCTATGAACTCACCTAttctaggcatttcatataaTTGACATTATATAATGCGTGGCCTTTTGTGATTGGTTTTGTTAGATAAATGGAGACcatgacaaaatcaaaacaatacAACTGGCCTAACGGGTCCAGATAAACTATGAAGTACTGTTATGGTGTATAGTCagttttatccctgtttatataaACCTATAACCCACTATTTTTTGACATCTCTTCTCATATGTTGCCCCAGGAGTGAATTTTGTGGAATTTAGAAACAACTCAGTGTGCTTTAAATATAGTGCTCAAGGAAACCAAATTATTCTGACTTCTCTGTGCAGATGATAGAATTCCCAAACCGGAACTAATATCCTGGTTTGAACAAGGGGGACGACCCTTCAGAAATTGGGAAGAATCACAGacatcagaaaacaaaatttgttCTTCTGCTAACTGGTCTTTGCATTTTGACCCAGTTATTGAGGGGCAGCTGTTTGGGGGTAAGTATTAAGAAATGAGGGCCATGACCTTATTCCAGAGAAAGGCAGTAAGCGCAGTTGTTGGAATGGATTCTGGAGCTTCTTCTGGGTGACCAGGGGCAAGTTATTCAGTAACTCTTGGTATTTCAATTTCTTGGTATTTCAATTTCttgatctataaaatgaaaacaataaaagtaCCTGCATTGTAGGATTGCCATGAGGATAAATGGGTTTATGGATGTAAATTGTTGAAATCATACATGCACACAGTAAGAGCTCAGTAAATGTAAGGTATTATTACAAATTGAGAAAAGATCAAACTGGTTATACAGAGCCTTGTGACCAAAATGACTTCAACTCTATATGAATACTTAATATATGGCccacctcttttgttgcttccatAATGGGAGAATCTCAGATTTTTGGATAGTTAAAGGTAAGTAATAAAGTAGAGAATGAGAAAGCCAAATGGCATCATCATTCCAAGAAATTATTATTGTAAGATATGTCTGTTCAATTTAGTTTCAGCAGACTGTCACCAGATTGCTTTTGGTCATGAAATGTAACCACACTAATATGTATATGATTGTGTAGCTAAGTGAAAGTGATGGCTGATTTCCAGGCCATCATTGGTTCCTGTTATTGCTCACTTAACTGGTGACATAAATCCTTATGATACGATAGCCTTAACAGTAATACTgactgaaattttttttcaatttcaggaAGTCAAAAAGCTGTACATTCAGAAGACATTAAGTGCCATTTCCAATTAGTCCCTCAGCAGGATATCCATTTTGGACAGAGGCCCTTCCAATATACTGACCGTGAAAAGAGATTTCACTTGAAGAACAAGCCAAAAGCCCAACCACGCAGATACATCAGAAAGAAGCGATTTTCTTGCAGTGAATGTGGCCAAGCCTTCATCTACCCTTGTGCACTCCGTGATCACATGAGAGTGCACAGTGGGGAGAAGCCTTTCCAATGCCCCGACTGTAACAAGTGCTTCAGCCTAAAGGGCACTCTGAAGAATCACCAGTACATTCACCGCAAGGAGAAGGGGTTGTGTTGTGGGAAGTGTGGCAAGCGTTTCATTTTTAAGTGTCAACTTGATGACCACATCACAGTGCACAGAAAGTCCCCTAGTGCTCCAAATGAGCCTGATATTAAGAAAAGGCTTAGCCGACCATATGTAATGGTAGAGGATGATTGGAGTTGAGGTAGAGTACGACATCCAAAGATGGAATAGAACTTGTATTGCCTGAGAATTCACAACAGTACCCAAACCCATGGCAGACAGATTTTAGGAACAGGGGCCCATTTTCAAGCAAGAATGAAAACCacaaagaattttctcttttaaacaatGAATTATATTTCCTATCCATTGATAAAAAGACATTTATGCTCTTTCTACCCTCTTAAGTGGTAATTTTCCCACAAATGCTAAGCCAGCTCTGAAATTCCAGCTTGCATTAAGACAGAAGGAAATCCCTTCAGTACCAAAATTGAAGAGATGAGTATGGCGGTTAAATGTCATTTCTACTTCCTCCCCACTCCTCCCATACTGTGATGCTAAACTGTGGGTAAAAATCTATTCATTTTCATTGCAGGTGCTGATGTAATAGTGGCTGTTGGTTTTGATTGGTTTATTTTGAAACTGatagcaataaaataatttttctgaattttagttTGTCTGTTTATGTGAATGCTGAAGTTTCACAGCAGGTTCCAAAGTGCCTTTGCATAGTTTCACCTGAGGAaaatctgacaaaaaaaaaatttagttaatCTGAGATCAACAGACAAAAAACTGCAGGTGCTAAGAAGTTTGGAACTAGAACTTGGACAAGAGATTGTGACAGCAGATATGGATATGCGAGTTCTAGAATACAGATGCTATTTGAAGCTGAGAGAGTGAATGAAATTCCCAAGAGTAAATATCTAAGCAGACAACTGAAAGCTGAGTCAAGacaaaataatgaagataaaTGGCTTTATCACAGAGTATTACAGGAAACAACAGCATAACATGGAAAGTTCCTAAGTAAATGTTAAAAGTAAACATCATACAAATAGAAGTCCAGAAAAAAGATGAACAATGTGCAAGCACCAAATGTTTATAGTCTTGATGTAGAGCAGTACTCCAAACAACTCCTGACTCTCAGATGGTTCATGTTCATGTAAAAAGAATGGCTGAATTGAAAATCTgaaggaagacagaaaatgaGATTGTCAGTAAGGTGTAATAAAGATTTCTATATAACATTTCAAAACTGGTTTTCTCTGGAATATTATCTCCCAAATTATCCTGTAAGCAAAAAATTATATGACCAATTAATTTAAACAATTCCACCACCACCACGGTGTctgaaatatatttctgtatGTTGCAAATATCCACGGATGAGATATAATGTGCAGTATATTCTGAATATTCTTGaccttgggattttttttttcccaaaaaagaaaacacttactACATCCTGAAGAACTACAGTTTTTCAGAACTCAATTGGGAAAACATTGAAGAATAGTCTTTGCTCCACCAAAGTAGCCCTCAGTCTCTAAAGAACATTGAGAATTTCAGGGACTGAAGGTCTTCAGTTTTAGGTGACAAAGAAAACAGACCTTTATAGATGGCTTGTCAACTTGCCTCAAGTGATGGGACACTAACAAAGGTCACTGGTAATATTAAGAGACTATCTTTTAGTCAGGTTTATAATTACTTAGAGGCACACAGGGATTTCTGTTGTGTTCTATGAGTAGCAGACTTCACAAAGCATATAGAGTGATTAAACTCAACTTAAGCAAAGAAGAGATGGTGGCCCTGCTACATATGAGTACCATTAGTGTGTGAAAATGGAGTAGGAGGATGTTATAATGAACCCAAAAATAAACTTTGAGGTAGACTAAATGCCATGGTCTCCACTTTGGTGTTTTCACATATTGCCTGTTAAAAATGAGGATCTTAGACATAGTAAGAAATCCAGACTGTTTGACTTTTGTTAGACACTGGAAGCATTTtgtgggaaaatgtgggaaaatgaCAGAGAAAGGGTTAATTCCAACTAAACCAAAGTGTTCCAGGCTGCTGAcactaaaaatgaagaaagttaaCAGTGATGTTTAAAGTATAGAGTGACTTCTGGGAAAGAAAGTGTCATAAGCAGAGATTCATCAaacttccattcttttccaaaatttcagaaaagaaaaccaatgcTGAGATATCCTGGTGAAATTCCTGAGctttaagaaaaaggaattatCCTTCAAGCATTCAAAATGAAGAATCTTATCACctacaaaggaataaaaatctgACTGTCTCAACAGCAAATATTACATTAAatggacagaatggaaaaaatatatacattcccATTCAAGATAAGACAATGGTCTCTGATTGAGTCATTATTTAATATGCAATGCATTATATTACATTACTGTATACCTGGAGCATCCAAGAGAATCAGGTAACTATTATAAGtaggaaaaatatcccattagGAAAAGTGGTTACTATCTTAACTCAAGATaggagctaatttttttttttaactgagcacATGTACATGtatttctcttctgccttttaatcatattaaaattataataaagagaTTTATAAGCCTATAAATCCACAACAATGTCTAGAATTCAGAGAGGGACATCAACACATGGGATATTTCAACAGATGTCAGAAAGAAGAAGATTTTCTGAAGAAGAGATCTAATGCAGTAAAGCAGAGTTATCCACAAcctggaagaaacaaaaagggaatGAAAGCTGAGGAGGGTATGATGGTTTGGacctgtatgtaccccagaaaaatcatattctttaatTTAAATCCATGCCCATGGATGTGGAACTATTaagggtgggacctttggattagtgtatgttctagtttgctaatgctgctagaatgcaaaacaccagaaatggattggcatttataaagggggtttatttggttacaaagtcacagtcttaaggccacaaaatatccaagataagtcatcaacaattgggtacattCACTAGAGAATGGccggtgtcctgaaaacctctgttagctgggaaggcacgtggctggtgtctgctccaaagctctggtttcaaaatggctttctcccaggacgttcctctctaggttgcagttcgtcaaaaatgtcactcttagttgcacttgggatatttgtcctctctcagcttctgcggagcaagagtccgctttcaatggccatcttcaaactgtctctcatctgcagctcctgtgcattcttcaaagtgtccctcttggctgtagctcctcttcaaaacatcattcacagctgcactgagatccccctgtccgtcagctcatttatatggctccagtgactcaacttagacccacccccaacacctccatggaaattatccaatcagagtcatcacccacagttgggtggggcacatctccatggaaacactcaaagaattacaatctaattaacactgataggtctgcccacacaagattacgtcaaagataatggcatttggggggacataatacattcaaactggcacaggatatttcagttgatgcatgccccaggtgggtcttaatcctcttactggagtaatttataagagtaaaaaagaCGGAGAGAAGATGTAGTAAAAAGCACCAAAGAGCCAGAGAAGCTCAGATAAAAGGAcacatgcagaagctcagagagaaagccactgcaCCCAGAAGcttgaagcaatgaaacccaggagagaagggagagaccagcagacatcaccatgtgcctgacCATGTGACAAAAGAGAAGAGGATTGCCACTAGCTgatcttcagggagaaggtattgtcctgttgacaGCTTGATTTGGACACTTAAATGTACTCAGAACTATAAactttaagctaataaatccccactgtaagaCCCAACCCAAGGGAGGcttggcaagatggcagcatagggaggtgtggaatttagttagtccccaacagcaactagtaaatagccagggtTAACTTGAAAATAGTCTGGGACAACTGGGgaacatccatgactggacacacatacaccagtctggaatgggtggaatggctgagatcgtagcatagaactataagtaaagctccccaaactgtggagcttgtgcccctcccccacctgcacagtaggctgagttggaacacttccctgtgggaaaaagaagcagtctactaggaccaagggaaggtagctcaatcaagctctaattgcagttttaattaacaaatttggactactgaattcaagctacaagcacagataaacctggagcaagcaggaaaggaaccctgaggtctcttcTGCCAGAGAGAATGCAGGgctgatgcaaaaaaaaataataaaaacagaggcttttggagtccgctgagctcagaatactggaaagggaCTGTGTCCccagaaaaggggcacatagaatcATGTACCAACTCCAGCtgactggcaaaactgagggactggggactggctctgaccTAGGCAAGGGTAGAATTAACATAGTTAAAGggacaaaggaagaattcaagtgaaggagataattccctaaacagcttatcttccctaagaaaaagggggtggggcccagctcaagtggctgccctcccacagagaattcagatcccagggtctggagaaaaaagggaaaaattgctTTTGATTCACCCTTGATGCCTGGAAGGGACAGGGtcagctaagaattaaaggcaccacatctctttacactggcgggggggggggggggctgtaggcttacaggcaccacctgctgggcaggctgggAGAAGCACAATGTCTAGAGGACTCACTGGAAAGTCTAACAGTCTTCTGGGGCTCATACTCAGGGAAACTTATTACTgcttacaccctcctcctgagacctagtaacatctggtctgggaaaatctgattgcggtaatcaaggaaactagatgcctagacaacaaaaaagttatgatacaaagaaggaaaaatgatgatatagcccagtcaaaggaagaaacttacacttcaagaaagacaaaggagtTGAAACACCTAACTGaagatattcaaaaaaaaattcctaaatcaaataaacaagctgaaggaaaatgtggcaaaagatgaaggctataaagaagatgctggataaccataaagaagaatatgtaagcttgcaaaaacaaatggcagaacttatgggaatgaaaggcacaacagaagagatgaaaaacacaacagagataTATAaaggcagatttgaagaggcagaagaaaggattcatgaactagaggactgatcatcagaaatcctacacacaaaagaacagataaagaaaagaatggaaaaatatgagcagtatctcagggaattgaaggacaacatgaagcacatgaatatacattccatgggtgtcacagaaggagaagggaagggaaaggggacagaaagaataatagaggaaataatcactgaaaatttcccatctcttatgaaggacataaaattacagagccaagaaatgcagcaaaccccaaacaaaagagatctaaatagacctacttcaagacacttaataatcagactatcaactgtcaaagataaagagaattcttaaagcagcaagagaaaatcaatccatcacatacaagggaagcttgataacagtgcgtgcagatttctcagtagaaaccaggaaggtgagaaggcagtggtatgatatatttaagatactgaaagaggaaaactaccagccaagaattctatatccagcaaaactgtcctccaaaaatggagagtttaaaacatttacagacaagcagacactgaaagagtttgtgaacaatataactgtgctacaagaaatactaaagtgagcactacaggcagataggaaaagcaaggagagggAGGTtgggagaaaagtgtagaaatgaagactatcagtaagggtaaaaagaacaagagggggaaaaaaattggatatgacgtataaaatccaaaagacaaactgGTAGGCAGgagacactatgttgagtgaaattagccaggaaaaaaaaggacaaatactgtatggtctcactaatatgaactaatattaatgagcaaactttgagatttaaagttgagaacacaggttgtcaggagataaaaagaggttaCAGCTtgggcatttggtgctgaagcatacagaaggttcaacaggattgattgtatagatccagaaatggatagtacaatactgtgtgacagtagcacaatattgtaagtactctgaacaaagatgagtgtgagtatggttgaaagaggaaggcaaggggcatgtatgacaccagaaggaaagacagaagataaataatgggattatataacttagagaaacctaAAGTAGTCAATCATGATGATTAAATGCACACaaataagaatgcttttacatgagggagaacaaatgaatgtcaacattacaaggtgttgaaaataggatggtatggagaaaaatgcaatcaatgcaaactcaagtctatagttaacaatagcattgtaagatgctttcattaaatgtaaaaaaggtAATATACTATGGTTAAATGTCTATTAGAGGGGGATTGAAGGGAGcggcatgggattcttggtattgttggttttgtctgactttttcattgtattttattttattttttcttctaacttttattttttattcttttttctcctcttcccatttctttgtgatagaaatggaaatttcctcatatagattgtggttctgaatgcataaccatgtgattatacttGGAACCAtagattacttttttctttttttttttattttgaaataaattcaaaattataggaagagttgcaaaaacaatactaaccccatacacagaactccatcataccatgacccccctctcccgatagcccaatccaccaactttaacatgctgtcacatcgctatttctttccatccctccctatcatccatcatctattgctcggtcttctgaatatatgagagctagctgcacacatccttgagcaaacactataattcacatatacacttcccatgaacaagaacattcttttatgcaatcccatttagcacagctaagaagtataagagattca
Proteins encoded in this region:
- the LOC119533946 gene encoding zinc finger protein 786-like codes for the protein MATADWARVPITFEDVAIYFTEQEWQNLEAWQKKLYQHVMRTNYETLISLDDRIPKPELISWFEQGGRPFRNWEESQTSENKICSSANWSLHFDPVIEGQLFGGSQKAVHSEDIKCHFQLVPQQDIHFGQRPFQYTDREKRFHLKNKPKAQPRRYIRKKRFSCSECGQAFIYPCALRDHMRVHSGEKPFQCPDCNKCFSLKGTLKNHQYIHRKEKGLCCGKCGKRFIFKCQLDDHITVHRKSPSAPNEPDIKKRLSRPYVMVEDDWS